The Candidatus Manganitrophaceae bacterium sequence GCTGAGTGGAAAACGTATCAGGCCACCTATTATGAAATGCTTGCAGAGAAGATGGATGACCCGAAACTCGCGGCATCGCCGCTTCGTGTGAATCAAATCTGGGATAAGCATCTGAACAGGCCGGATCGCTGTGTCACCTGTCATGCCGGGATTGCGAATCCAGCCTTTGAGAATGAGCCACAGCCTTATACCACGCATCCCAGTTTCAAGGACGAGGGATTTATTTCAAAGCATCCTTTTGAGAAATTTGGCTGTACAATCTGTCATGAGGGAGACGGCCAGGCCGTGACGGTCGCGGCGACGCACGGTGTCGTCCGCCATCTCGATCGGCAATTGTTGTCAGGCCCTTATGTCCAGGCCGCCTGTACAAAATGTCACTACGAACTCTACTCCCGGGATCTTTATTGGCCGGAAGCCGATGTTTTGATGAAGGGGAAGCAATTGGCCTATGAACTCGGTTGCGGTGCCTGCCATGCCATCCGGCAGTTCGGCACCGATCCGACAGCGGCCCCGGATATTTCAAGTCTCGGCAGCAA is a genomic window containing:
- a CDS encoding c-type cytochrome, which codes for MKKHILFAALSVIIFLELGMFVYREYSAEWKTYQATYYEMLAEKMDDPKLAASPLRVNQIWDKHLNRPDRCVTCHAGIANPAFENEPQPYTTHPSFKDEGFISKHPFEKFGCTICHEGDGQAVTVAATHGVVRHLDRQLLSGPYVQAACTKCHYELYSRDLYWPEADVLMKGKQLAYELGCGACHAIRQFGTDPTAAPDISSLGSKTELAFSLVHDFSRLESEDHITRVWEWEHFKNPRKIVPGNPDAPNPRDRTSPTIMPDWDLTDEEATALTVFVLSLRDPQVENIPRKYLPKVDSHDGFMQYRD